In Thermobaculum terrenum ATCC BAA-798, the DNA window GCTATGGTCTATGTGGAAGATGTTCATAAGAAGTTCGGACATCTGGAGGTGCTTCGGGGAATAACCCTGGAGGTTCAAAAAGGTCAGACTATAGTTATAATCGGTCCTAGCGGATCCGGGAAGAGCACACTCCTGAGATGTATAAACCATCTTGAAAAAGTAGACTCAGGGCGCATATACCTAGAAGGTCACCTCGTAGGGTATAAAGAGGTTAACGGTAGACTTGTTGAGTTGCCCCCCAAGGCTGTAGCCCGGCAGCGTGCCGAAATAGGCATGGTGTTCCAACGCTTTAACCTCTTCTCCCATATGACGGCCTTAGAGAACGTCATAGAGGCCCCTATTCACGTTCGTGGTGTTCCCAAGAAACAGGCTATAGAAGAGGGCTTGAGCTTGCTATCTAAGGTAGGACTGGCTGATAAGGCTAATAATTATCCTAGCCAGCTTTCTGGAGGTCAGCAACAGAGGGTAGCTATAGCCAGGGCCCTGGCTATGCATCCTAAGGTTATGCTGTTTGATGAGCCCACTTCAGCACTCGATCCCGAATTGGTGGGAGAGGTTCTTACGGTTATGGAAAATCTTGCTTATGAAGGCATGACCATGATCGTCGTGACTCATGAGATGGGATTTGCCCGTGAGGTTGCTGATGAAGTCGTATTCATGGACCACGGTGTTATTTTGGAGCAAGGCAAGCCCGAGGACATATTCAGCAATCCTCAGCATGAACGCACGCGCACTTTTCTACGTGCTATACTCTGAGCATTTCATATTTGCGTAAGAAAACGCTAGTTTATCTCTCTACGCCTGTATTGTATAGCTTCTGCCACATGCGGTGTTTGTATCTGATCATGACCCTCTAGGTCGGCTATTGTTCGAGCTAACTTGAGTATTCTGTGGTAGGCCCTTGCTGACAGACCAAGCTGTTGCACAGCCATTTTCAGAATTGCTTGACCCTTTTCGTTTAGCTGACAGTAACGCCGTATGTCGGCAGGCGTCATGTTTGAGTTTTGCTTGTGAGGGTTATTCCCGAACCTCTTTTTCTGTATCTCTCTTGCCTTTTCCACTCGCTCCCTTATATTCTTTGAGCTTTCTCCTGTTCCTCGAGAGGCTAATTTCTCAAACTCCACTCTGGGGACCTCGATGTGGATATCTATCCGGTCCATCAATGGACCAGACAACTTCTTTTGGTAGCGAGTGATGGCAGCTGGAGAACACTGACACTCTCTTACCGGATCCCCAGCATATCCGCATGGGCATGGGTTCATGGCTCCGACCAACAGAAAGTCTGCCGGTAGTGTGATAGTTCCAGAAACTCGGCTGATAGTAACCACTCTATCTTCCAGGGGTTGTCTCAACAACTCTAGGATGTTCTGTGCAAATTCGGGCATCTCATCGAGGAATAAAACTCCTCGGTGTGCAAGGCTAACTTCGCCGGGTTTTGGTTGTCTCCCGCCTCCAATCAATCCAGCATAAGATATAGTGTGATGAGGTGCTCGAAAGGGCCTTTCTGTTATCAAAGGTCTATTCTTAGGTAGTAGCCCTGCTACGCTATAGATCTTGGTAACTTCCAGCGCTTCTTCTGT includes these proteins:
- a CDS encoding amino acid ABC transporter ATP-binding protein; the protein is MNAQNAMVYVEDVHKKFGHLEVLRGITLEVQKGQTIVIIGPSGSGKSTLLRCINHLEKVDSGRIYLEGHLVGYKEVNGRLVELPPKAVARQRAEIGMVFQRFNLFSHMTALENVIEAPIHVRGVPKKQAIEEGLSLLSKVGLADKANNYPSQLSGGQQQRVAIARALAMHPKVMLFDEPTSALDPELVGEVLTVMENLAYEGMTMIVVTHEMGFAREVADEVVFMDHGVILEQGKPEDIFSNPQHERTRTFLRAIL
- a CDS encoding YifB family Mg chelatase-like AAA ATPase, with product MLASVASCAVIGLNGALVDIEVDIGPGLPTFTIVGLPDTAVQEAKERVRTAIKNSGCAFPNRKITVNMAPADLRKAGPAYDLPIAVGILVASGQANASTPKSVFIGELGLDGTVRHVNGIISMVSTAMEEGFSQIFVPKEDAPEASLIPNVTIYPVQTLGELAAHLRGEAPIVPFTNSTGWQDEAPIEGLTDMAEIKGQDHAKRALEIAAAGHHNILMSGPPGSGKTLLARSLPTILPKMYTEEALEVTKIYSVAGLLPKNRPLITERPFRAPHHTISYAGLIGGGRQPKPGEVSLAHRGVLFLDEMPEFAQNILELLRQPLEDRVVTISRVSGTITLPADFLLVGAMNPCPCGYAGDPVRECQCSPAAITRYQKKLSGPLMDRIDIHIEVPRVEFEKLASRGTGESSKNIRERVEKAREIQKKRFGNNPHKQNSNMTPADIRRYCQLNEKGQAILKMAVQQLGLSARAYHRILKLARTIADLEGHDQIQTPHVAEAIQYRRREIN